The Sulfurospirillum tamanense DNA window CCGCCATGGTGCTTGTCACAGCTATTGCTAACCCCGAACGCCTCAATCCTTTTTTACCTACAAACTTGGTAGCTTCCTATACATTTCCTGATCACTACATGTATACAAAAAAAGAGTTGAGCATCCTACTAGAGCGTCACCAAGCCACCTCTTTGCTTGTAACCCACAAAGACGCCGTTAAACTTGAAGGACTCGACCTTCCTCTCTCCTTATTAGAACTCACCCTTAGCGTCTCTCCTTCTTTACACAACAGCATCACAACCTATCTCCACCAATACAGCGCCCAAACCGCCAAAAATTAGCTATACTGTCACAATTGTAATAATTACATACTTAAAAACCAAAGAGAAATTATGCCTAGACCGCCCATTATTCTTTCTTTTTTTGCATTACTTGTTTTGTACCCAGCCACCTCTTTTTTACTTCTTGACCTTGGACTTTTAGAACACACTACGAACATTTTTCCCATTTGGCCTCCAGTAGGATTGGCACTTGTTTTTCTAATACTTACCAAGGAACTTCGAGGCTCCGTGCCGTTTCTTTTTGCGGTCATAGGCCTGACAAACGCTCTGGTACTCTCTAATTCTCCACTTCTCTCGCTGGGCATTGCGCTAGGAAGCACACTAGGTCCAGTGATGAGCTACCGATTACTAAAGCCCATCTTATTTGAACCTATTTTTAGCCGCATTAACCTCACGACCGGCTATCTCACAGCACTCATGATGGGTGCCACCCTCTCAGCCCTTAATGGTAATTTGTGGCTTTTGGCGACAGGGCAGATGGATTTTCCCTTTTTTCCCACAGGATTTATAGGCTGGCTAGTAGGAGACTTTATAGGAATGCTACTTTTAAGTTCGATTTATATTTTCGCAACCACACCAGTTCGATTTTCTCAAAAATCTATGTTTCTAGACCTTACTTTTCTAGGAAATACTTTTCTTGTCTTTATGCTTTCTTACTATCTTTTAACCACAACACTGCTCTCCCATGTGGAATTCTTTATTCTTATCCCTTTGCTGATTGTGCTTATTCTTCACCGTGAACGGGCTATTTTTATCAATGGCATCGTCTTGTTTGCAGTGGGTGTTTATGTTATTTTGTGCCCCTTTGGCACATGCTCTACCGACAACTCCCTCTCTTTTAATGTACTCCATCTCCAAACCTTTGTCTTTTTTGTCTACGCAGCAGGCTACATCTTGTGCGCTGCTTTAAACCAAGGAGAAGCACTCCTAAAAGAACAAGAGCAAATCAACGAAGAGACGCTCATTACCTTTGCCCAATTTATCGAAGAAAAAGATGCCTACACTGCTGGCCACTCAGGACGCGTTGCAGAATATTCAAAAGCCATAGCAAAACACATGGGTCTTTCTAAAAAAGACCAGGATTTGGTCTACAAAGCAGGGCTTGTGCATGACATTGGCAAAATCATTACCCCAGAAAGCGTTTTACTTAAACCTGGAAATTTAAGCCAAGCCGAGTTCGAGCTCATGAAACAACACGCTAGCGTGGGGGCTCAAATGATTGGAAAAATTCAAAGCTTTAGACCCCTTGCCACCATCGTGCGGCACCACCACGAGTGGTTTGATGGCTCAGGGTATCCTGATGGACTAAAAGGCAAAGAAATTCCTCTGTTTTCACGCATTATGATTATCGCTGATGCCTTTGATGCAATGACAACCAACCGCATTTACAAAGCGAAAAAAACCATTCCCGAGGCAGTTGAAGAGATAAAAGCCATGCAAGGAACGCAATTTGACCCCGTAGTTGCTACTTATGCTGCTGAGGTTTTTTCAGAGTTGACTGAGATTCACGCTTACGAACAAAATGTCATTGATTTTTCTAGTGGTGCTGAAGCAGAGCGGTTTGCCTACTTTTTTAAAGATTCTCTTACGGGGCTCTACAATGGCATTTACTTTGATATTCTTATGCACCACAAAGCCCAAGAAGCACGTTACCGCTGTTTGAATCTTGTGTTCATCAAAGGCATGAACGACTATAATCATCGCTTTGGCTGGGCCAAAGGTGACGCCTTGTTGCGTGCCTTTGCTACTTTTTTAAAACAAACGCTTCCCGATGCGTTACTTTTTAGGGTATACGGGGACGATTTTATCATCTTACTTCCTGAGTGTCTCGAACTTTCAGCCCAAACATTCGATGGCTTTGAGCCCCTTAAGCAGGGTAATATTGATTTATCAGTGCGGTATATCGACCTCAAGAAAAAACACATCACCAGTGCTCATGAGCTAGAAAAAGCGCTTTCTAGGGGTATTTAAATCCTTTACATGTAAGGACAATTAGTCTTTTTTTAGTCTTTTTTTGCTAAAATAGGCTCTTTTTCACCCCAAGGAGTCGCCCTTGCAACGCAAAATTCAGACGGCCAAAACCATCATCACGGCTTTGCCCTACATCAAAAAATTTACCAAAAAAACCATTGTGATTAAGTACGGTGGAGCAGCCCAAATCAACCCCGACCTCAAAGAAAAATTTGCCCAAGATTTAGTCCTTCTTTACCTTGTGGGCATTCGTCCCGTAGTGGTACACGGTGGCGGAAAACGCATTAATGAACTGCTAGACAAATTACAGCTTGGCACGGAATTTGTAGATGGCATGCGCGTGACAGACGAAAAAGTAATGGAAGTGGTAGAGATGGTCCTTAGCGGTAGCATCAACAAAGAGATCACCACCCTTTTGAACCACCATGGGGCTAAAGCCATTGGCATCAGCGGAAAAGACGCCAATTTCCTCAAAGCCACACCGCTAGAAAATGGAAAATACGGCCTCGTGGGTGAAATTACCGACGTTGACCACACTGTTCTTGAAAACCTCATGAACGAAAAATTCATCCCTGTGATTGCACCTATTGGCTCAGGAGGCACCACGGAACATCCAGGCTACAACATCAACGCCGACTTGGCCGCCAGTAAAATTGCTGTGAGTCTTAAAGCTGAGAAAGTGCTTTTTTTAACAGACACCCCTGGCATCCTTGACAAAGAAGGCCACCTTCTCTCCTCGCTAACAGCAGAAGAGGTAGAAGCCTTAAAAGCCGATGGCACCCTTTATGGCGGCATGCTCCCCAAGGTGAGTGCATGCATGGAAGCGGTAAGTGGTGGCGTCAAGCATGCCCACATCATCGATGGTCGCGTGGAACATTCCATCTTGCTTGAACTCTTCACCGATGAGGGCGTGGGAACGGTATTTAGCCAATGAGTGCGCTGCTTGTCCTTTCCACGGTTCCCAATGAAGAAACAGCAAAAATCATTGCTCATAACTTAATAGGCCAAAACCTTGCTGCGTGTATTAGTTTTCAAAAGGGCCTTACTTCGGTTTTTATGTGGGAAGGCAAAATTCAAGAAGAGAACGAGGTATTATTGCTCATCAAAACCAAACAAGCACTTTTTGAAACACTCAAAACAACCCTATATGCTTTGCATCCTTATGACGTGCCCGAAATTATTGCGTTTGATATTTCTCATGGGCACACCCCCTACCTACAATGGATTGATTCAGTGACAAAGGAAACCGTATGAAACTTATTGAAACCCGTGGAAACGATGGCTTTAAGCCTGTTCATGTTGATTTTTCTCAGGCAATTCTCTCTCCAAGTGCGAGCTTTGGAGGCTTGTATGCACCTGAACACTTTCCCTTGCTTGATGCAGCTTTTTTTACCAAAGCCGTAACCCTTTCTTACCAAGAGCTGACCTTAGATATTTTAGAGCGCTTTGGGGTTGACCTTCCCAAAGAGGTGCTTAGCGAAGCCGTTGGACTTTATGGCCACTTTGATGACCCTTCTAACCCTGCTCCACTTGCCAAGCTAGATGAGACGTTTTTTGTAAGCGAACTTTACCACGGCCCAACGCGTGCCTTTAAAGACATGGCGTTGCAACCTTTTGGCCACTTGCTCTCTCATCTTGCCAAAGCGCGCAATGAACGCTATCTCATCCTAGCCGCCACCAGTGGTGACACAGGCCCAGCGACCTTAGATACCTTTAGCGACAAACCCAATATTCAAGTCGTATGCCTTTATCCAGAAGGGGGAACCAGCGATGTTCAGCGCCTTCAAATGGTTACTGCGGGTGGCAAAAACCTCAAAGTATTAGGCATTAAAGGCAACTTCGATGACGCGCAACGCGCGCTAAAAAGCTTGCTTGGCTCTGCAGAATTTATCGCGCAACTTCAAGCAAAAAACATCAAACTTAGCGCGGCCAATTCTGTCAACTTTGGACGCATTATTTTTCAAATCATTTACCACATTTTTGGCTACGTGCAACTTCTAAAAAGTGGGCATATAAAAGCGGGGGAATCCATCTACCTCACCATCCCTAGTGGAAATTTTGGCAACGCTTTAGGAGCCTATTATGCTAAAAAAATGGGCTTGCCTGTAGAGAAAATCCTTATTACTTCTAACATCAACAACATCCTCACCGACCTCATCACTACGGGTGTGTATGACGTGAGAGAACGCACTTTATTCCAAACCACCTCGCCAGCTATGGACATCCTTGTCTCCTCCAACGTGGAGCGGCTGTTGTTTGACCTTTTTGGCCCTGCGCGCACCCGCGAGCTGATGGAAGCCTTACAAAACCAAAAATGCTATCGCCTTAGCCCAGAGGAACTCACCCTCTTGCAAAGCCATTTTGAGGCGACATTTTGCGATGATGCTTTTGCCAAAGAAACCCTGCGTGAGGTTGCCCTTAAAGGCTACGTGCTTGACCCACACACCGCCACATGCCTCAAAGTGCGCACACTAAACCTTAAACCCCTTAAAAACATTCTTTGCTCGACCGCCGAGTGGACGAAATTTGCCCCTACACTTTTTAGCGCCCTGCAACAAAGCCCACGTACCCATCCAGACAAAGTGGCCTTAGAAGGGGTTTCTAACGCTTTACATGTAAAGATTCCCTCCTCCATTGGCGCCTTATTTCAAGCACCCATTATGCACCCTGAGGTCGTCACCCAAGAAGCTATCCAAGGGACGATTTTGGATTTTTTAGAGGAATAAGCCATGATTATCATCCCTGCACGGCTTGCTTCTACACGTTTTCCTGAAAAAATCCTCGCCCCCATTCATGGCGTGCCTATGGTTATTGCTACCGCAAAACGGGTGCAAAGCGTTGACCGCGTTGCCATTGCCGCTGATGACCCACAGGTGGTAAACCTTGCTAAGAGTTACGGTTTTGAGGCGGTGCTCACCGCCTCGTCCCACCAAAGCGGCACCGACCGCATCAACGAAGCAGCCACCCTGCTAGGATTAAATGAAGAAGAAGTGGTTATAAACGTGCAGGGAGATGAGCCTTTTATTGAGCCAGAAATTATCGCACTTTTACAAAAAAGAGTTCACGCCATAGCCCATCTTCCGTGGGCCATGGCAAGCTGTCACAAGGCTATCACCGCCCAAGAAGCCGCCGACCCAAATCTGGTAAAAGTTGTGCTAAGTCACGTCAACGAGGCCCTTTATTTCTCCCGCTCTCCCATCCCCTATGACCGCGACAAAGCAGGCGCGCCCTACTGGGGACACCTAGGGCTTTATGGTTTCACGCGTGCCACATTGCGTGCTTTTTGCGCGTTGCCGCCCGCGCCACTTGAACACATCGAAAAACTCGAACAACTCCGCGCCCTCTACCACGGACGCACCATTGCTATGGTAGAGGTTGTCTCGCAAAGTTTTGGTATCGATACCCCAAAAGACTTAGAGAAGGCATTAAAGCTATTTCCCAGTAAGTAGCGGTATACTACTTTCATCTTTTTTAAGGAGACACCATGAAGCAACTTTTGATTGCACTGCTCACCACGGCCTCTTTTCTTTTTGCTGCGCCACCTCTTAAAGTGGGCATGGAGCTAGCCTACCCGCCCTTTGAAATGAGCCAGACTGATGGCACACCTAGTGGCGTGAGCGTGGATTTCGCCAAAGCTTTAGCCAAAGAACTTGGACGGGAGCTGGTCATCGAAAACATCGCGTGGGATGGGCTGATTCCCTCACTGCGTACGGGTAAAGTAGACCTCATCATCTCCTCCATGACCATCACCGAAGAGCGTAAAAAAAGCATCGCTTTTTCTGTTCCTTACGCCCAATCTAACCTTGCCATCCTCACCCACCCCAAAGCGGGCGTGCAAGGCATTGAAGACTTGAACCAAAAAGGCAAGCGTGTGGCGGTCAAAAAAGGCACCACAGGGCATATTTACGCTGCTGCAAACCTTCCTAGCGCGCAACTCTTGGTCTTTGACCGTGAAAATGCCGCCATACTGGAAGTCATCCAACAAAAAGCCGATGGGTTTTTGTACGACCAACTCACCATTTACCGCAACTGGGATCGCCACCAAGAAGCAACCGTTGCCCTCTTGAAACCCTTTCAAGAAACCCCCGAATACTGGGGCGTTGCCTTGCGCCAAAGTGACACTGAGCTCAAAGCCCAAGTAGATACATTCATTACCAAAGCCAAGAAAGATGGCACCTTTGATGCCTTTTCACGTACGCATCTTTCCAAAGCCCGCGAAACCTTTGACGGCCTTGGCATTCCTTTTTTCTTTTAGGGGTTAGTTATCAGGTTTAAACGCTTTTTCATCGACCCTTTGGAGTACAAAGAAACCTCCATACTTCCGCGCCCCGCCTACTGGCTTAACGCCTTTTTGCTGGTGCTTGGCGTGGGGGCGTTGGGGGCGTTTATGTTTCAAAACTCCCTTTACACCTTTGAATGGTCAGGCGTTTGGGGCTACCGCCAAAAGTTTATTGATGGCTTTATCATGACCATCATCATCTCCCTAAACGCTCTTGTGTTAAGCATTTTTTTGGGGATTTTCTTCGCCTACGGGCAGGGTTCGAAAATCATTCTCTTGCGTTTTTTTAGTCGCTTTTACGTCGAGCTCATCCGAGGCACACCCCTTTTAGTACAAATTCTTATCTTTTTTTACGTCTTTGCCAACAACCTTGGCTTTGACAATCGCTACATCGTAGGCACCGTCATCCTTGCGCTTTTTGCAGGAGCGTATGTCACTGAAATCATCCGTGCAGGGCTTCAAAGTGTCGGAGTTGAGCAATACGAAAGTGCCAAAAGCCTTGGATTTTCACCTTTTCAAACCTACCGCTACATTCTCTTTCCCCAAGCCCTAAAACGCATCTTGCCCCCGCTCACAGGGCAGTTTGCTTCCATCATCAAAGATTCTTCCTTACTCTCCATCATCTCCATCAGCGAATTCACCATGAACGCCCAAGAAGTCAACGCCTACACTTACTCCACCCTAGAGAGCTACATTCCCTTAGCCATCGGATACTTAGCACTCACCTACCCCATTTCTCTTTTTGCTTCGCGTCTTGAAAAACGTTTAAAGGATTGATACACTTGCATATTTACATGTAAAGGAACTTCCATGCAACTTGATTTTTCGACCCTTTCGGCCAATGATATTTACAAACTCGTCAGCTACTCCATTTTTCCTCGCCCCATTGCGTGGATTGTGACCGAGGATGAAGGTGTTGTAAACCTTGCTCCCTTTAGCTACTTTGCACCCATGACGTCTAAACCTCCTGTGGCGGTGGTTTCCATCGGACAAAAGGAAGACGGCTCGCCTAAAGACACCCTTGCCAACTTGCTTAAGACCAAAAAAGCGACGATTTGCATCGCCAACAAAACCCACGCAGATTTTATGAGCAAAAGCGCCCAGCCCTTACCAAAGTCTGTGAGCGAATGTGCCCATTTTTCTATTCCTACGGAACGCATTAGAGAAGATT harbors:
- a CDS encoding HD domain-containing phosphohydrolase, giving the protein MPRPPIILSFFALLVLYPATSFLLLDLGLLEHTTNIFPIWPPVGLALVFLILTKELRGSVPFLFAVIGLTNALVLSNSPLLSLGIALGSTLGPVMSYRLLKPILFEPIFSRINLTTGYLTALMMGATLSALNGNLWLLATGQMDFPFFPTGFIGWLVGDFIGMLLLSSIYIFATTPVRFSQKSMFLDLTFLGNTFLVFMLSYYLLTTTLLSHVEFFILIPLLIVLILHRERAIFINGIVLFAVGVYVILCPFGTCSTDNSLSFNVLHLQTFVFFVYAAGYILCAALNQGEALLKEQEQINEETLITFAQFIEEKDAYTAGHSGRVAEYSKAIAKHMGLSKKDQDLVYKAGLVHDIGKIITPESVLLKPGNLSQAEFELMKQHASVGAQMIGKIQSFRPLATIVRHHHEWFDGSGYPDGLKGKEIPLFSRIMIIADAFDAMTTNRIYKAKKTIPEAVEEIKAMQGTQFDPVVATYAAEVFSELTEIHAYEQNVIDFSSGAEAERFAYFFKDSLTGLYNGIYFDILMHHKAQEARYRCLNLVFIKGMNDYNHRFGWAKGDALLRAFATFLKQTLPDALLFRVYGDDFIILLPECLELSAQTFDGFEPLKQGNIDLSVRYIDLKKKHITSAHELEKALSRGI
- the argB gene encoding acetylglutamate kinase, encoding MQRKIQTAKTIITALPYIKKFTKKTIVIKYGGAAQINPDLKEKFAQDLVLLYLVGIRPVVVHGGGKRINELLDKLQLGTEFVDGMRVTDEKVMEVVEMVLSGSINKEITTLLNHHGAKAIGISGKDANFLKATPLENGKYGLVGEITDVDHTVLENLMNEKFIPVIAPIGSGGTTEHPGYNINADLAASKIAVSLKAEKVLFLTDTPGILDKEGHLLSSLTAEEVEALKADGTLYGGMLPKVSACMEAVSGGVKHAHIIDGRVEHSILLELFTDEGVGTVFSQ
- the cutA gene encoding divalent-cation tolerance protein CutA, giving the protein MSALLVLSTVPNEETAKIIAHNLIGQNLAACISFQKGLTSVFMWEGKIQEENEVLLLIKTKQALFETLKTTLYALHPYDVPEIIAFDISHGHTPYLQWIDSVTKETV
- the thrC gene encoding threonine synthase, with amino-acid sequence MKLIETRGNDGFKPVHVDFSQAILSPSASFGGLYAPEHFPLLDAAFFTKAVTLSYQELTLDILERFGVDLPKEVLSEAVGLYGHFDDPSNPAPLAKLDETFFVSELYHGPTRAFKDMALQPFGHLLSHLAKARNERYLILAATSGDTGPATLDTFSDKPNIQVVCLYPEGGTSDVQRLQMVTAGGKNLKVLGIKGNFDDAQRALKSLLGSAEFIAQLQAKNIKLSAANSVNFGRIIFQIIYHIFGYVQLLKSGHIKAGESIYLTIPSGNFGNALGAYYAKKMGLPVEKILITSNINNILTDLITTGVYDVRERTLFQTTSPAMDILVSSNVERLLFDLFGPARTRELMEALQNQKCYRLSPEELTLLQSHFEATFCDDAFAKETLREVALKGYVLDPHTATCLKVRTLNLKPLKNILCSTAEWTKFAPTLFSALQQSPRTHPDKVALEGVSNALHVKIPSSIGALFQAPIMHPEVVTQEAIQGTILDFLEE
- the kdsB gene encoding 3-deoxy-manno-octulosonate cytidylyltransferase yields the protein MIIIPARLASTRFPEKILAPIHGVPMVIATAKRVQSVDRVAIAADDPQVVNLAKSYGFEAVLTASSHQSGTDRINEAATLLGLNEEEVVINVQGDEPFIEPEIIALLQKRVHAIAHLPWAMASCHKAITAQEAADPNLVKVVLSHVNEALYFSRSPIPYDRDKAGAPYWGHLGLYGFTRATLRAFCALPPAPLEHIEKLEQLRALYHGRTIAMVEVVSQSFGIDTPKDLEKALKLFPSK
- a CDS encoding transporter substrate-binding domain-containing protein — encoded protein: MKQLLIALLTTASFLFAAPPLKVGMELAYPPFEMSQTDGTPSGVSVDFAKALAKELGRELVIENIAWDGLIPSLRTGKVDLIISSMTITEERKKSIAFSVPYAQSNLAILTHPKAGVQGIEDLNQKGKRVAVKKGTTGHIYAAANLPSAQLLVFDRENAAILEVIQQKADGFLYDQLTIYRNWDRHQEATVALLKPFQETPEYWGVALRQSDTELKAQVDTFITKAKKDGTFDAFSRTHLSKARETFDGLGIPFFF
- a CDS encoding amino acid ABC transporter permease, translated to MEYKETSILPRPAYWLNAFLLVLGVGALGAFMFQNSLYTFEWSGVWGYRQKFIDGFIMTIIISLNALVLSIFLGIFFAYGQGSKIILLRFFSRFYVELIRGTPLLVQILIFFYVFANNLGFDNRYIVGTVILALFAGAYVTEIIRAGLQSVGVEQYESAKSLGFSPFQTYRYILFPQALKRILPPLTGQFASIIKDSSLLSIISISEFTMNAQEVNAYTYSTLESYIPLAIGYLALTYPISLFASRLEKRLKD
- a CDS encoding flavin reductase family protein, with translation MQLDFSTLSANDIYKLVSYSIFPRPIAWIVTEDEGVVNLAPFSYFAPMTSKPPVAVVSIGQKEDGSPKDTLANLLKTKKATICIANKTHADFMSKSAQPLPKSVSECAHFSIPTERIREDFPPIVQGIQAAFFVTLRETYPIQGSVTTPVFVNLEGAYYEDGIIDAGLHVTVEALGRMGKYYLIDPTYQEA